The following DNA comes from Schistocerca piceifrons isolate TAMUIC-IGC-003096 chromosome 3, iqSchPice1.1, whole genome shotgun sequence.
CTTTAGTTTATTGTTAAGACATGATCTGCCCAGaatctccaccaccaccaccaccacccctttcCCTCCTAATACCTTTCTCTTGCCAAATAACAAACACATTTGTTATATTTCTTATACCCTCTTCCACACAGAAGAAAAATACGTTATATGGATGAATAATGATGGTTTCTTTCTTTCAGGAATTCTATTCAACAAAGAATTTGGTCAACATATTTTGAAGAATCCTTTGATAATTCAAAGTATGATTGAAAAAGCTGCTCTAAGGCCTACTGATGTAGTGCTAGAAATTGGTCCAGGTACTGgaaatatgactgtcaaacttcTTGAAAGGGCTAAAAAAGTTATAGCCTGTGAAATAGATACACGGTAAGAGGAAATTCGTAATTATTctataaattaaatgaaaatgcaTTGCCGTATTAAAATTTACTTTATCCATTTGATAAAGAAGGATATGTAATGTAATATTCTTGCTTTCAGTTTAGTTGCTGAACTGCAAAAAAGGGTACAAGGTACACCAATGCAATCTAAACTGCATATATTGATTGGTGATGTTCTAAAGTCAGACTTGCCATTCTTTGACTTGTGTGTGGCAAATATCCCGTATCAGATCTCATCACGTCTAGTTTTCAAGCTCCTTTTACACAGGCCATTCTTCCGCTGTGCAGTAATTATGTTCCAACGAGAATTTGCTCAAAGGCTTGTTGCAAAACCTGGTGATAAACTGTACTGTAGATTGTCCATTAACACTCAGCTCTTAGCAAGAGTGGATATGCTATTGAAGGTTTGTGTTCAAGACAGAATTATCTCACCATTTTATCATTGCAGAATCTAGTTCACACTCGTTTTTGAAAACAGTGTACCAAATAATATGTTTTGCAGGTAGGGAAGAACAATTTCAAGCCACCTCCAAAGGTGGAATCAAGTGTAGTTCGAATAGAGCCTAGAAATCCTCCGCCTCCCATCAATTTTACAGAGTGGGATGGGCTTACAAGAATTGCCTTCACAAGAAAGAATAAAACATTGGGTTCAGCATTTAAACAGTCATCAGTTCTTGCTGCACTTGAAAAGAATTACAAGATTCACTGTTCATTACACAACATAGTAAGTATCCTTGTTACTTCTGATATGCAGTCACCAAATTAAGACTAACAACATGCTAAATTTGAGGAAAAATAATTAAGACTGTGGAATATAAATAGGAGTCTTCATTTTGACTGCATGGTGTTGAGAATTATAGCTATATATTGTTTAAAGTGCAAATAAAGGTGGTGACAGTTAAAGGATAGTACAAGATCACAATGAAGAGTTGTGTGTGTGACAGTGAAATACTATTTTTTAGTTAAATGTGCCTTTTTTTTGTGACATAGGCCCCTTTTAGGCCAAAAATGTCCAACATTTTTGTGGTAATTAGATTGTGTTCCTGAAGTGTGATTCTGGAAGGTATGCTATAACGTCTTTATTAGACCGAAACATTCTCTGTCTCCACATTTCTTTGGCTAACAAGAGAGATAAGACAGTGGCAAGACACTGGATTTATATATGTGACGATAGTAATATAGATCTCCATCTGAACATCTTTTCTATGGTTTCCATAAGTCACTTAATGCGAgtttcaggatggttcctttgaaagagtatgAATGATTATGTTCCTGAATTCAAGCTTGTGCCTTAGCTCTAATGAACACGTTATCAATAGGACATCTAACCgaaatctttcttcttttttaGCTGTCGGAATAAGTGTATGGTATAGGAAAAGAGATCTGTAAATTACAGTTGATGTTCCAAGTATTTGTACCTCAGATACCTCAATTTTAATGTTGCCATAGCTCCTTTCAGTGCcctgatgaaaggaaatatttttcttttgctgTCCAGCATTTTCTTGTGTGTCTTTTCCACTCTGTGGATCCACAAGACACATGTGGTATTGACTAGTTATTGATTTAAGCCAGTCATTTTTGACTTCCATAAATTTCTGGTCATAGCCTTTGTGACAGATGAGGTGGACTTACCTTTTTTGGTGCCAAatatccacctactgctttgattGTTGTTTCAATTATATAATGAACTGGTGGGCTCATATCCCCAGTAACAAATCGCCACACAAAATAAGTTAGCCTTTTTCTTTCTATCACCCAGCATTCAACATATATGTGCCTGCATCTTGCACGAAGCTCATCATTCATATGGATTATTTTGAATAGAAACTATGCTGAAATGTGCTGACATTAACTGTTGTAAATTAAGAAGTTGATTCCTTATAAACCTTCACCAACTTTGATGCCGTTAGGTTGGTGTTAAGCTGTTCAAGACCCAACATTGCTCTGTGGTATTTCAGTTTACCCATCTGAACAAAATGTTGCTACCTTTAAAAGCTGCATGACAGACCTGTTCTGCATATCAAGTTGGCACTTGAAACTTTTTCACAGAGGTACTCCAAAAGTTCGTAGAACAGTGCTGCCCTGGGTGGAACTTGTCTTTCGTATTGCATGGAAAGGGTTTATCCATCTGCAGTGAATCACTTCATGTCGCTATTATGCACTCAGCACTGAAATAAGTTACCAGCCCTCCACAGTGAGGAAGCTTGTATGGCAAAAGCCAAAGTAATTTGCATTCAGTTTAAAACTCTTTTTTTCCTTGATTTGTCAAAATAAAGCTGGGGATAGGAGTTGGAGAAATGTTTCATTTTCCTTTAATTTCCAGTTTATTCATCTTCCATTTGTTACTCCTGTGTGCACAGCTGCTTACTCTCATCAGATGTGTGCAATTGTTTGCTCTCATCACAtgtaaatagaaaaatat
Coding sequences within:
- the LOC124788182 gene encoding probable dimethyladenosine transferase — encoded protein: MPKIKAEKKTRQHQLVAKQGILFNKEFGQHILKNPLIIQSMIEKAALRPTDVVLEIGPGTGNMTVKLLERAKKVIACEIDTRLVAELQKRVQGTPMQSKLHILIGDVLKSDLPFFDLCVANIPYQISSRLVFKLLLHRPFFRCAVIMFQREFAQRLVAKPGDKLYCRLSINTQLLARVDMLLKVGKNNFKPPPKVESSVVRIEPRNPPPPINFTEWDGLTRIAFTRKNKTLGSAFKQSSVLAALEKNYKIHCSLHNITLPDKFDIKVKIDDILKQNDFETKRARTMDIDDFMKLLHAFNVEGVHFS